From the Streptomyces pluripotens genome, one window contains:
- a CDS encoding DUF4129 domain-containing protein, which translates to MSVTGGILTAAQPGTVGTAVRGLLRAAGNAVPAADGSGNLPPVTIPRDPAQDAARHELAKRMYHENDPGLFERTLNAFWHWLDKLFSTASSATPGGTVGLLVVVLAVVAVLTALWWRLGVPRRQPASSAVLFDDRPRSAAEHRSASEAHAAQGHWNQAVQERMRAIVRSLEERALLDARPGRTADEAAAEAGRALPAHTDRLRAAAAEFDDVTYGGRSMSEEPYRRVAELDRDLERTRPVVVGETAGSAPSTHRGAAE; encoded by the coding sequence GTGAGCGTCACGGGGGGAATACTCACGGCGGCCCAACCGGGCACCGTCGGCACGGCTGTCAGAGGCCTGTTGCGCGCGGCGGGCAACGCCGTCCCAGCGGCGGACGGCTCGGGAAACCTGCCGCCCGTCACCATTCCGCGTGATCCCGCGCAGGATGCGGCCCGGCACGAGCTGGCCAAACGGATGTACCACGAGAACGACCCCGGTCTGTTCGAGCGCACCCTGAACGCGTTCTGGCACTGGCTCGACAAGCTGTTCAGCACCGCCAGCTCGGCGACACCCGGCGGCACGGTCGGCTTGCTCGTCGTCGTCCTGGCCGTCGTCGCCGTACTGACGGCCCTCTGGTGGCGCCTGGGCGTCCCGAGACGCCAACCCGCCTCCTCGGCCGTCCTGTTCGACGACCGCCCCCGCAGCGCCGCCGAGCACCGCTCGGCCAGCGAGGCGCACGCGGCGCAGGGGCACTGGAACCAGGCCGTCCAGGAACGTATGCGAGCCATCGTCCGCTCCCTGGAGGAACGGGCCCTGCTCGACGCCCGCCCCGGCCGCACGGCGGACGAGGCCGCCGCCGAGGCCGGCCGCGCCCTGCCCGCGCACACGGACCGGCTGCGTGCAGCCGCCGCAGAGTTCGACGACGTCACATACGGCGGCCGCAGCATGAGTGAGGAGCCGTACCGGCGCGTCGCCGAGTTGGACCGCGACCTCGAACGCACCAGGCCCGTCGTCGTGGGCGAGACGGCCGGCTCGGCCCCCAGCACCCACCGGGGGGCCGCCGAGTGA
- a CDS encoding stage II sporulation protein M — MDLDVFVSVHRAEWDRLDALLRRRRRLSGTEADELVALYQRTATHLSLIQSSAPDPQLTGRLSQLVARARSVVTGTRRASWHDVTHFLGQSFPAAVYRARHWWVPTALVSTVIAILLGWWIGTHPEVQSSIAAPSQLRELTRPGGEYETYYSSHPAAAFAAQVWTNNAQAAAMCLVLGIFLGLPVLLILFENMLNLGVGFGLMSSAGRLDTFLGLVLPHGLLELTAVFVAAGTGLRLGWTLIDPGPRARRTALAEEGRAAIAMAIGLALVLFVSGAIEGFVTPSGLPTWARIGIGVLAELAFLAYVFVLGGRAAREGETGDVESAERSASVPTAA; from the coding sequence ATGGACCTGGACGTCTTCGTCTCCGTACACCGTGCTGAATGGGACCGCCTCGATGCCCTGCTCCGGCGTCGGCGCCGGCTCAGCGGAACCGAGGCCGACGAACTCGTCGCCCTCTACCAGCGCACCGCCACCCACCTCTCCCTCATCCAGTCCAGCGCTCCGGATCCCCAACTGACGGGGCGACTCAGCCAACTCGTGGCACGCGCGCGCAGCGTGGTCACCGGAACCCGCCGCGCGTCATGGCACGACGTCACGCACTTCCTGGGACAGAGCTTCCCGGCCGCCGTCTACCGCGCACGCCACTGGTGGGTACCCACTGCTCTCGTCTCCACGGTCATCGCGATCCTCCTGGGCTGGTGGATCGGTACCCACCCGGAGGTGCAGTCGTCCATTGCGGCCCCCAGTCAGCTGCGCGAGCTGACCCGTCCCGGCGGTGAGTACGAGACCTACTACTCCAGCCATCCGGCAGCCGCCTTCGCCGCGCAGGTGTGGACGAACAATGCCCAGGCGGCAGCCATGTGCCTGGTCCTGGGCATCTTCCTGGGCCTGCCCGTCCTGCTGATCCTCTTCGAGAACATGCTCAACCTGGGTGTCGGCTTCGGCCTCATGTCCTCGGCCGGGCGTCTCGACACCTTCCTGGGACTGGTTCTTCCGCACGGCCTGCTCGAACTCACCGCGGTCTTCGTGGCCGCTGGTACGGGGCTGCGCCTGGGCTGGACGCTCATCGATCCCGGCCCCCGCGCCCGGCGCACCGCTCTCGCCGAGGAAGGCCGGGCGGCGATCGCCATGGCCATCGGACTGGCCCTGGTGTTGTTCGTCTCGGGCGCCATCGAAGGCTTCGTCACCCCGTCTGGACTGCCGACCTGGGCCCGCATCGGCATCGGGGTCCTGGCCGAGCTGGCCTTCCTCGCCTACGTCTTCGTGCTGGGCGGTCGTGCGGCACGCGAGGGCGAGACAGGTGACGTGGAATCTGCGGAGCGCAGCGCCTCCGTGCCGACGGCCGCCTGA
- the mtrB gene encoding MtrAB system histidine kinase MtrB, with the protein MSGDSAASAPGRSGARPGRPVGRASAGARFSRLFEGGLLQGGVQGSPVLRLFLRWVRRPLLPVMRLWRRNIQLKVVATTLLMSLGVVLLLGFVVIGQVRNGLLDAKVRASQSQATGGFAVARTKADEAAGGAGNGGATAATGTGDTTSTADGRQSQNVIQWMSDLVESLSSGGAGAFDVVTLPVGDDSGGGRSPRGSGNVDPTSSVPADLRERVNSGTTAAQSYTRIVYYNGKESQPGLVIGKQVNDPNGHPYELYYLFPFTQEEKSLSLVKGTLATAGLFVVVLLGAIAWLVVRQVVTPVRMAAGIAERLSAGRLQERMKVTGEDDIARLGEAFNKMAQNLQLQIQQLEDLSRMQRRFVSDVSHELRTPLTTVRMAADVIHEAREDFDPVTARSAELLADQLDRFESLLGDLLEISRFDAGAAALEAEPIDLREVVRRVVTGAEPLAERKGTHIRVTGDQQPVVAEADARRVERVLRNLVVNAVEHGEGKDVIVKLAAAGGAVAVAVRDYGVGLKPGEATRVFSRFWRADPARARTTGGTGLGLSIALEDARLHGGWLQAWGEPGGGSQFRLTLPRTADEPLRGSPIPLEPRDSRRNQGLDETGRPGGAGEKKATVPVQQAAAQRPSLPPRAPISPRLASVTPAADPTALPGNGIGARVVPRPAGGALHHDQPAEDPVPGTGAAGQESSTEDATEPGEAFRGR; encoded by the coding sequence GTGTCCGGGGACAGTGCCGCTTCGGCTCCCGGCAGGTCCGGGGCCCGTCCGGGGCGGCCTGTCGGCCGGGCGTCGGCGGGTGCGCGCTTCAGCCGCCTCTTCGAGGGCGGGCTACTCCAGGGCGGAGTGCAGGGCAGCCCGGTCCTGCGGCTGTTCCTGCGCTGGGTGCGTCGACCACTGCTTCCGGTCATGCGGCTGTGGCGGCGCAACATCCAGCTCAAGGTCGTCGCCACGACCCTGCTGATGTCGCTGGGTGTCGTCCTGCTGCTCGGCTTCGTAGTGATCGGGCAGGTGCGCAACGGCCTGCTGGATGCGAAGGTGCGGGCTTCCCAGAGCCAGGCGACCGGTGGTTTCGCGGTGGCCAGGACGAAGGCCGACGAGGCGGCCGGCGGCGCCGGAAACGGCGGGGCCACCGCGGCGACGGGCACCGGTGACACCACCTCGACCGCGGACGGACGGCAGTCCCAGAACGTCATCCAATGGATGAGTGACCTCGTGGAGTCGCTGTCCAGCGGCGGCGCCGGCGCGTTCGACGTGGTGACGCTGCCCGTGGGCGACGACAGTGGTGGCGGACGCAGCCCCCGTGGCTCCGGCAACGTCGACCCGACGTCGAGCGTGCCCGCCGACCTTCGTGAGCGGGTCAACAGCGGCACCACGGCCGCGCAGAGCTACACGCGGATCGTCTACTACAACGGCAAGGAATCCCAGCCGGGGCTCGTCATCGGCAAGCAGGTGAACGACCCCAACGGGCACCCCTACGAGCTGTACTACCTCTTCCCGTTCACGCAGGAGGAGAAGTCCCTGAGCCTGGTCAAGGGCACCCTCGCGACCGCCGGGCTGTTCGTCGTGGTCCTGCTCGGCGCCATCGCCTGGCTGGTGGTGCGGCAGGTGGTGACGCCCGTGCGGATGGCGGCCGGCATCGCCGAGCGGCTGTCCGCCGGACGGCTCCAGGAGCGGATGAAGGTCACTGGCGAGGACGACATCGCGCGCCTCGGCGAGGCCTTCAACAAGATGGCGCAGAACCTCCAGCTCCAGATCCAGCAGCTGGAGGATCTGTCGCGAATGCAGCGCCGGTTCGTGTCGGACGTCTCGCACGAGCTGCGGACCCCGCTGACGACCGTCCGCATGGCGGCGGACGTCATCCACGAGGCGCGCGAGGACTTCGACCCGGTGACCGCTCGATCAGCTGAGCTGCTCGCCGACCAGCTGGACCGGTTCGAGTCGCTGCTCGGGGACCTGCTGGAGATAAGCCGCTTCGACGCGGGTGCAGCGGCGCTGGAGGCCGAGCCGATAGACCTCAGGGAGGTCGTGCGGCGTGTGGTCACCGGTGCAGAACCCCTCGCCGAGCGCAAGGGGACGCACATACGCGTGACCGGCGACCAGCAGCCGGTCGTCGCCGAGGCGGACGCCCGGCGTGTGGAACGGGTGCTGCGCAACCTCGTCGTCAACGCGGTCGAGCACGGCGAGGGCAAGGACGTCATCGTCAAGCTCGCCGCGGCGGGCGGCGCGGTCGCTGTCGCGGTACGCGACTACGGCGTCGGGCTCAAGCCGGGCGAGGCAACCCGTGTCTTCAGCCGCTTCTGGCGGGCGGACCCGGCGCGCGCGCGTACCACCGGAGGCACCGGGCTCGGGTTGTCGATCGCCCTGGAGGACGCGCGGCTGCATGGCGGCTGGCTGCAGGCCTGGGGCGAGCCGGGCGGCGGTTCGCAGTTCCGGCTGACACTGCCGAGGACCGCGGACGAGCCGCTGCGGGGCTCGCCGATACCGCTGGAGCCCAGGGACTCACGCCGGAACCAGGGCCTCGACGAGACCGGACGGCCCGGCGGAGCAGGGGAGAAGAAGGCCACCGTTCCGGTGCAGCAGGCCGCCGCGCAGAGGCCGTCCCTGCCGCCGCGCGCCCCCATCTCCCCGCGGCTGGCCTCCGTCACCCCCGCCGCCGACCCGACCGCCCTGCCCGGCAACGGCATCGGCGCGCGCGTGGTGCCGCGGCCCGCCGGTGGTGCGCTCCACCACGACCAGCCCGCCGAAGACCCGGTGCCCGGTACGGGCGCCGCCGGGCAGGAGAGTTCGACCGAGGATGCAACCGAGCCTGGGGAGGCATTTCGTGGGCGCTGA
- the mtrA gene encoding two-component system response regulator MtrA: MMSFMKGRVLVVDDDTALAEMLGIVLRGEGFEPSFVADGDKALAAFRETKPDLVLLDLMLPGRDGIEVCRLVRAESGVPIVMLTAKSDTVDVVVGLESGADDYIVKPFKPKELVARIRARLRRSEEPAPEQLTIGDLVIDVAGHSVKRDGQSIALTPLEFDLLVALARKPWQVFTREVLLEQVWGYRHAADTRLVNVHVQRLRSKVEKDPERPEIVVTVRGVGYKAGPS, translated from the coding sequence ATGATGTCGTTTATGAAGGGACGAGTCCTTGTCGTCGACGACGACACCGCACTGGCCGAGATGCTCGGCATCGTGTTGCGTGGTGAAGGTTTTGAGCCGTCTTTCGTAGCTGACGGCGACAAGGCGCTGGCCGCTTTCCGTGAGACCAAGCCCGACCTGGTGCTGCTCGATCTGATGCTGCCCGGCCGGGACGGTATCGAGGTGTGCCGTCTGGTCAGGGCGGAATCCGGGGTGCCGATCGTGATGCTCACCGCCAAGAGCGACACCGTCGATGTCGTGGTCGGCCTGGAGTCGGGCGCTGACGACTACATCGTCAAACCGTTCAAGCCGAAGGAACTGGTGGCCCGGATCCGGGCGCGGCTGCGGCGGTCCGAGGAGCCGGCGCCGGAGCAGCTGACCATCGGCGACCTGGTCATCGACGTGGCCGGGCACTCGGTGAAGCGGGACGGGCAGTCGATCGCGCTGACCCCGCTGGAGTTCGACCTGCTGGTGGCGCTCGCGCGCAAGCCGTGGCAGGTGTTCACCCGTGAGGTGCTGCTCGAACAGGTGTGGGGCTATCGCCACGCCGCTGACACGCGGCTCGTCAATGTGCATGTCCAGCGGTTGCGTTCCAAGGTCGAGAAGGATCCGGAGCGGCCGGAGATCGTGGTGACCGTACGTGGTGTCGGGTACAAGGCCGGACCGAGCTGA
- the mtnA gene encoding S-methyl-5-thioribose-1-phosphate isomerase — MADQQARTGGDKRPRRIPAIRWEEPPEGPVLVLLDQTRLPAEEVELVCTDAPALVEAIRSLAVRGAPLLGIAGAYGVALAAVRGFDVAEAAGALEGARPTAVNLSVGVRRAQAAHRAVLARTGDPAAAAAAALAAARTVHADDAEASARMAAHGLALLDELLPGGGLRILTHCNSGSLVSGGEGTAFAVALAAHRKGRLQRLWVDETRPLLQGARLTAYEAARNGMAYTLLTDNAAGSLFAAGEVDAVLIGADRIAADGSVANKVGSYPLAVLARYHHVPFIAVAPVTTVDPDTPDGASIDIEQRPGAEVTEATPPQVSTPRAGGGIPMAPLGTQAYNPAFDVTPPELVTAIVTEKGVVSPVTAEALVQLRTRSPQVTND, encoded by the coding sequence ATGGCTGATCAGCAGGCGCGAACCGGTGGGGACAAGCGTCCGAGGCGGATACCGGCGATCCGATGGGAGGAACCTCCCGAAGGCCCCGTACTGGTCCTTCTGGACCAGACACGGCTCCCGGCCGAAGAGGTTGAGTTGGTGTGCACGGACGCACCGGCACTGGTGGAGGCGATCCGTTCGCTCGCCGTGCGCGGGGCGCCGCTGCTCGGGATCGCGGGGGCATACGGCGTCGCGCTTGCCGCGGTGCGCGGCTTCGACGTGGCCGAGGCCGCGGGAGCGCTGGAAGGCGCCCGTCCCACCGCGGTCAACCTGTCCGTCGGTGTGCGCCGGGCCCAGGCTGCACACCGGGCGGTGCTGGCCCGCACCGGCGACCCGGCCGCAGCCGCCGCGGCTGCGCTGGCCGCGGCGCGGACGGTGCACGCCGACGACGCCGAGGCCAGTGCCCGGATGGCCGCCCACGGTCTGGCGCTGCTGGACGAACTGCTGCCTGGCGGCGGGCTTCGGATCCTCACCCACTGCAACAGCGGATCGCTGGTGTCGGGCGGGGAGGGCACGGCCTTCGCGGTGGCGCTCGCGGCACACCGCAAAGGCCGGCTGCAGCGGCTGTGGGTGGACGAAACACGTCCGTTGCTGCAGGGCGCTCGCCTGACGGCGTACGAAGCGGCCCGCAATGGCATGGCGTACACCCTGCTCACCGACAACGCGGCGGGTTCCCTGTTCGCAGCGGGTGAGGTGGACGCGGTGCTGATCGGGGCGGACCGGATCGCGGCTGACGGCTCGGTGGCGAACAAAGTCGGGAGCTATCCACTCGCCGTACTCGCCCGCTACCACCATGTGCCGTTCATCGCGGTGGCCCCGGTGACGACGGTCGATCCGGACACCCCCGACGGCGCGTCCATTGACATCGAGCAGCGCCCTGGCGCAGAAGTCACCGAGGCCACGCCACCTCAGGTGTCGACGCCGAGAGCGGGAGGCGGGATTCCTATGGCGCCTCTGGGAACTCAGGCGTATAATCCGGCGTTCGACGTGACGCCACCCGAGCTGGTGACGGCCATCGTCACCGAGAAAGGGGTCGTTTCGCCCGTGACGGCCGAGGCTCTGGTGCAACTCCGCACCAGGTCACCGCAGGTGACGAACGACTGA
- a CDS encoding DUF58 domain-containing protein has product MALTGRAALLAALGSIPVGILEPGWTGILAVNGPLALACACDYALAAPVRRLLLTRSGDASARLGETADVTLTVTNPSRRLLRAHLRDAWPPSSWQPATETEASRHGLSVPPGERRRVTTRLRPTRRGDHHADRVTIRSYGPLRLFSRQGSHKVPWTVRVLPPFTSRKHLPSKLTRLRELDGRTSLLTRGEGTEFDSLREYVPGDDTRSIDWRATARQSAVAVRTWRPERDRHILLVLDTGRTSAGRVGDAPRLDASMDAALLLAALASRAGDRVDLLAYDRRVRALVQGRSARDVLPSVVNAMAPLEPALVETDARGLTAAVLRTAPRSSLIVLLTALDPAPVEQGLLPVLPRLTQRHTVLVASVADPHVARMAKARGDAGAVYEAAAAAQDQSERRRTAEQLRRHGVTVVDATPEVLAPTLADAYLALKAAGRL; this is encoded by the coding sequence ATGGCGCTCACCGGACGCGCCGCCCTCCTCGCGGCCCTCGGCTCGATTCCCGTCGGCATCCTGGAACCAGGCTGGACGGGCATCCTCGCGGTCAACGGCCCTCTGGCCCTGGCCTGCGCCTGCGACTACGCGCTCGCCGCGCCCGTACGACGTCTCCTGCTGACCCGTTCCGGCGACGCCTCCGCCCGCCTCGGCGAAACCGCCGACGTCACCCTCACCGTCACCAATCCCTCCCGCCGCCTCCTGCGAGCACATCTTCGGGACGCGTGGCCGCCCAGCAGCTGGCAGCCCGCCACCGAGACGGAGGCCTCCCGCCACGGTCTGTCCGTGCCCCCGGGTGAACGCCGACGTGTGACGACTCGACTCCGTCCCACCCGGCGCGGCGACCACCACGCCGACCGCGTGACGATCCGCTCCTACGGTCCTCTCCGGCTCTTCTCCCGCCAGGGCTCCCACAAGGTGCCCTGGACAGTACGAGTCCTGCCCCCCTTCACCAGCCGCAAGCATCTCCCGTCGAAACTCACCCGATTGCGCGAACTCGACGGCCGTACAAGCTTGCTGACCCGCGGTGAGGGAACGGAGTTCGACAGCCTGCGCGAGTACGTCCCCGGCGACGACACCCGCTCCATCGACTGGCGGGCCACCGCCCGGCAGTCCGCCGTCGCCGTGCGGACCTGGCGCCCTGAACGCGACCGCCACATCCTCCTGGTCTTGGACACCGGCCGCACCTCGGCCGGCCGGGTGGGCGACGCCCCGCGGCTGGACGCCTCCATGGACGCCGCCCTGCTCCTGGCAGCACTCGCCTCCCGCGCCGGTGATCGTGTGGATCTGCTGGCCTACGACCGCCGGGTGCGTGCACTGGTCCAGGGCCGGTCCGCACGTGACGTTCTGCCGTCCGTGGTCAACGCAATGGCCCCGCTGGAGCCGGCGCTCGTCGAAACCGACGCCCGTGGTCTGACCGCGGCAGTCCTCCGTACTGCACCGCGCAGCTCTCTGATCGTGCTGCTGACAGCACTCGACCCTGCGCCGGTGGAACAGGGTCTGCTCCCCGTCTTGCCGCGACTCACTCAGCGCCATACCGTCCTCGTCGCCTCAGTGGCGGATCCGCACGTCGCGCGGATGGCGAAGGCCCGGGGCGACGCGGGAGCGGTGTACGAGGCCGCAGCGGCGGCCCAGGATCAGAGCGAGCGACGGCGCACCGCGGAACAGCTCCGTCGTCATGGAGTGACGGTGGTGGACGCGACCCCGGAGGTGCTGGCGCCGACCCTGGCGGACGCCTATCTGGCACTCAAGGCGGCGGGCCGCCTTTGA
- a CDS encoding AAA family ATPase translates to MDPTTDNAGRTGDADTARASLEALRSEIAKAVVGQDPAVTGLVVALLCRGHVLLEGVPGVAKTLLVRALASALELDTKRVQFTPDLMPSDVTGSLVYDTRTAAFSFQPGPVFTNLLLADEINRTPPKTQSSLLEAMEERQVTVDGTPRRLPEPFLVAATQNPVEYEGTYPLPEAQLDRFLLKLTIPLPSRQEEIDVLNRHASGFSPRDLRAAGIRPVAGPADLEAARAVVAKTTVSPEITGYVVDICRATRESPSLALGVSPRGATALLATSRAWAWLTGRDYVIPDDVKALALPTLRHRVQLRPEAEMEGVTADSVINAVLAHVPVPR, encoded by the coding sequence ATGGACCCGACCACTGACAACGCCGGTCGAACTGGGGACGCGGACACCGCCCGTGCCTCTCTGGAAGCCCTGCGCTCCGAGATCGCCAAAGCCGTGGTCGGCCAGGACCCCGCCGTGACCGGTCTCGTCGTCGCCCTCCTTTGCCGTGGACACGTCCTCCTTGAAGGAGTTCCCGGCGTCGCCAAGACGTTGCTCGTCCGCGCACTCGCGTCCGCCCTCGAACTCGACACCAAGCGGGTCCAGTTCACGCCCGACCTGATGCCGAGTGACGTCACGGGCTCCCTCGTCTACGACACCCGCACCGCTGCATTCTCCTTCCAGCCGGGTCCGGTCTTCACCAACCTCCTGCTCGCGGACGAGATCAACCGGACCCCGCCCAAGACCCAGTCATCCCTCCTGGAGGCCATGGAGGAACGCCAGGTCACGGTCGACGGCACTCCGCGCCGGCTCCCCGAGCCTTTCCTGGTCGCCGCGACCCAGAACCCGGTCGAGTACGAGGGCACCTACCCGCTCCCCGAGGCGCAGTTGGACCGGTTCCTCCTCAAGCTGACGATCCCGCTGCCCTCTCGGCAGGAGGAGATCGACGTTCTCAACCGCCATGCCTCGGGATTCAGCCCGCGCGATCTGCGCGCCGCGGGGATTCGCCCCGTCGCTGGTCCCGCCGACCTCGAAGCGGCCCGCGCCGTGGTCGCCAAGACGACCGTGTCTCCCGAGATCACCGGCTATGTTGTGGACATCTGCCGCGCCACCCGCGAGTCGCCCTCGCTCGCCCTGGGTGTCTCCCCGCGCGGAGCCACCGCCCTCCTCGCCACCTCACGAGCCTGGGCGTGGCTGACGGGCCGCGATTATGTGATCCCCGACGATGTGAAGGCACTGGCGCTCCCCACCTTGCGCCACCGTGTGCAGTTGCGCCCTGAGGCCGAGATGGAGGGCGTGACGGCCGACTCCGTCATCAACGCCGTCCTCGCCCACGTCCCGGTTCCCCGCTGA
- a CDS encoding glycerophosphoryl diester phosphodiesterase membrane domain-containing protein, with amino-acid sequence MTDTPGWASPGSAPSSEGREPGASGPADHPGPTEPAQQPGPIPQGPGVKWSKEQPPPGQWSAPTGAPTPQAPPPRPPSGPGWGGQQPGGPGPGGYGGPPAGPGGYGAWGSGWGGPPPAAKPGVIPLRPLGVGEILDGAVSTMRTYWRTVLAVSVAVALVVDTSLVLVQGLIMNDAVTTSTFNDRSATPDEVFHALRASMIGTGIVAAISMVAVIVATALLTTITSRAVLGRPITAVEAWREARPQIPKLFGMLVLLALIVGGVVFVGALPGLIIMFAGSGNGAGAALLALGIVAALIVAGWLMIRFYLATPVLILERQSILKALSRSAKLVRGSWWRIFGIMLLTGLITNIVASLVGIPFTFIGAAVSGDSIGNLLGASGGHLSWTFLIIRGIGSVVGTTLTLPISAGVTVLLYIDQRIRREALDLELARAAGAQGAGSAAGTIPGS; translated from the coding sequence ATGACAGACACTCCGGGCTGGGCCTCGCCCGGATCCGCCCCGTCGTCCGAGGGGCGGGAACCCGGTGCATCCGGCCCCGCCGACCACCCCGGCCCTACAGAACCGGCGCAGCAGCCGGGCCCGATCCCACAGGGCCCAGGCGTGAAGTGGTCGAAGGAGCAGCCCCCGCCTGGTCAGTGGTCCGCGCCCACCGGTGCCCCCACACCCCAGGCTCCGCCGCCACGGCCGCCTTCCGGACCGGGCTGGGGTGGCCAGCAGCCCGGCGGCCCGGGCCCCGGAGGTTACGGCGGCCCTCCCGCGGGCCCCGGCGGATACGGTGCCTGGGGCAGCGGGTGGGGCGGTCCGCCACCCGCTGCCAAGCCCGGTGTGATCCCGTTGCGCCCGCTGGGCGTCGGTGAAATCCTCGACGGTGCCGTCTCCACCATGCGCACCTACTGGCGCACGGTGCTCGCTGTCTCGGTTGCGGTCGCCCTCGTCGTGGACACCAGTCTGGTCCTCGTACAGGGACTGATCATGAACGACGCCGTCACCACGTCGACGTTCAACGACCGCAGTGCCACCCCGGACGAAGTCTTCCACGCCCTGCGCGCCTCCATGATCGGCACCGGCATAGTCGCCGCGATCTCCATGGTCGCCGTCATCGTCGCAACCGCTCTGCTGACGACCATCACCAGCCGGGCCGTCCTCGGCAGACCGATCACCGCCGTCGAGGCCTGGCGCGAAGCCCGCCCGCAGATCCCCAAGCTGTTCGGCATGCTCGTCCTGCTTGCTCTGATCGTCGGCGGTGTGGTGTTCGTCGGGGCGCTGCCGGGGCTCATCATCATGTTCGCCGGGAGCGGCAACGGAGCCGGGGCGGCACTACTGGCCCTGGGTATCGTCGCCGCCCTGATCGTCGCGGGCTGGCTGATGATCCGCTTCTACCTGGCCACGCCCGTCCTGATACTGGAACGGCAGTCGATCCTGAAGGCCCTGAGCCGCTCCGCCAAGCTGGTGCGCGGCTCCTGGTGGCGGATCTTCGGCATCATGCTGCTCACCGGGCTCATCACGAACATCGTCGCATCGCTGGTTGGCATCCCGTTCACCTTCATCGGGGCAGCCGTGAGCGGCGACAGCATCGGCAACCTGCTCGGCGCCAGCGGTGGGCACCTCAGCTGGACGTTTCTGATCATCCGCGGGATCGGCTCGGTGGTCGGCACCACGCTCACCCTCCCGATCAGTGCAGGCGTCACGGTGCTCCTCTACATCGACCAACGGATCCGCCGCGAGGCCCTCGACCTCGAACTGGCCCGGGCCGCCGGCGCGCAGGGGGCCGGCAGCGCCGCCGGTACCATCCCGGGGAGCTGA
- a CDS encoding DUF4350 domain-containing protein gives MSTEASARPSTSTAPTARRLWTRARGFVLAAVLILAAAIAMAAVRSTTRHGTLDPRSADPYGSRAVAQLLADRGVSTRVVTTLGAARAATGPDTTLLVAVPDLLTSGQQTRLHEATETSGGRTVLVAAGSPSVEQLAPGVIADPADSVHSTLAPGCTLPEARRAGTADTGGIRYTTTHLDADSCYPSERLATLVRIPAASGGGDTVVLGAPDILYNDRLDKQGNASLALQLLGSRPHLVWYLPSLSDSAATDTGDRKDFLDLLPSGWLWGTLQLFIAAALAAFWRARRFGPLVTERLPVAIRASETTEGRARLYRKANARDRAAAALRSSTRTRLAPLVGIPVTRAHSPEALLPALSAHLSGGGTALHSLLFGPPPGDDAALIALTDQLDALEREVRRS, from the coding sequence GTGAGCACCGAAGCCTCCGCGCGACCGAGCACTTCCACCGCGCCCACGGCCCGCCGGCTGTGGACCCGTGCCCGGGGTTTCGTCCTCGCCGCCGTACTGATCCTGGCCGCGGCCATCGCCATGGCGGCCGTACGCTCCACCACGCGGCACGGAACACTGGACCCGCGTTCCGCCGACCCCTACGGCAGCCGAGCCGTCGCCCAGCTTCTGGCCGACCGCGGTGTGTCCACCCGCGTGGTCACCACGCTCGGCGCCGCCCGCGCAGCAACCGGCCCCGACACCACTCTCCTCGTCGCCGTCCCGGATCTCCTGACCAGCGGCCAGCAGACCCGGTTGCACGAGGCGACCGAGACCTCTGGGGGGCGCACGGTCCTCGTCGCGGCAGGCAGCCCGTCCGTCGAGCAGCTCGCCCCCGGCGTGATCGCGGACCCCGCCGACAGCGTCCACTCCACACTCGCTCCCGGCTGCACCCTGCCCGAGGCCCGCCGTGCGGGCACCGCCGACACCGGCGGCATCCGCTACACCACCACCCACCTCGACGCCGACTCCTGCTACCCCAGCGAGCGCCTCGCCACCCTGGTGCGCATCCCGGCGGCGTCCGGAGGCGGCGACACCGTCGTCCTCGGCGCGCCCGACATCCTCTACAACGACCGTCTCGACAAGCAGGGCAACGCCTCGCTCGCCCTCCAGCTCCTCGGCTCCCGCCCCCATCTCGTGTGGTACCTCCCCTCACTCTCCGACTCCGCCGCCACCGATACGGGCGATCGGAAGGACTTCCTCGACCTGCTTCCCTCGGGTTGGCTCTGGGGCACCCTGCAGTTGTTCATCGCAGCGGCCCTCGCGGCCTTCTGGCGGGCACGGCGCTTCGGTCCCCTCGTGACCGAGAGACTTCCCGTCGCGATCCGCGCCTCCGAGACCACCGAAGGCCGCGCCCGCCTCTACCGCAAGGCCAATGCCCGCGACCGGGCGGCCGCCGCTCTTCGCTCCAGCACCCGCACCCGCCTCGCCCCCTTGGTCGGGATCCCCGTCACCCGGGCACACAGTCCCGAGGCCCTGCTACCCGCGCTGTCCGCGCACCTCTCCGGTGGCGGGACGGCCCTGCACTCCCTGCTCTTCGGACCGCCGCCCGGCGACGACGCGGCCCTCATCGCATTGACCGACCAACTCGACGCCCTCGAAAGAGAGGTACGCCGTTCATGA